The genome window CTGCGCTTCGCTACTCGTGGCCCGAAACGGGAACCGGTTCGTACGGCTCCTCGAGGTAGGCGATGTCCGACGCCGACAGCGAGATCTCGAGGGCTTCGACGGCCTGTTCCAGATGCTCGACGCTCGTGGTGCCGACGATGGGGGCGTCGACCCACTCCTTGTGGAGCAGCCACGCCAGCGCGATCTGGGCCATCGTCACGCCCTCGTCGGCGGCGAGTTCGGCGACGCGCTCGTTGATCTCCTGTCCACCGCCGTCGCGGTAGGGATGGTCGTACATGTGCTCTTCAGCCTCGCCTCGGGCCGTCGCGTCGATCTCCTCGTGTGGGCGTGTCAGGTAGCCGCGGGCCAGCGGCGACCACGGGAGGACGCCGACGTTTGCTTTTTCACACAGCGGCAACATCTCGCGTTCTTCCTCGCGATACACCAGATTGTAGTGATTCTGCATCGTGACGAACCGCTCGAGTCCAAGCCGGTCGCTCGTATGCAGCGATTCGGCGAACTGGTGGGCCCACATCGAGGAGGCTCCGATATGTCGAACCTGTCCCCGGCGAACCGCGTCGTCGAGCGTTCGGAGCGTCGTCTCGATCGGCGTGTCGTCGTCCCATCGGTGGATCTGATAGAGATCGACCGTCTCCATCCCCAGCCGGTCGAGGCTCGCCTCGAGTTCCTGCTCGAGCGCCTTCCGGGAGAGCCCACCCGAGTTGGGGTCGTCCTCGCGCATCTGGAAGTAGCCCTTCGTGGCGACGACCGACTGCTCGCGATAGCCCTCGAGCGCTTCGCCGAGGACGCGCTCTGACTCGCCGTTCGAGTACATGTTCGCTGTATCGAAGAAGTTGATCCCGAGGTCGATCGCTCGCTCGATGATCTCGTGGCCCTCCTCCTCCTCGAGCACCCACTCGCGCCAGTCGCTCGAGCCGAAACTCATACAGCCGAGACAGAGGCGGCTGACGTCCATGC of Natrarchaeobaculum sulfurireducens contains these proteins:
- a CDS encoding aldo/keto reductase, with protein sequence MEYTTLGDTGMDVSRLCLGCMSFGSSDWREWVLEEEEGHEIIERAIDLGINFFDTANMYSNGESERVLGEALEGYREQSVVATKGYFQMREDDPNSGGLSRKALEQELEASLDRLGMETVDLYQIHRWDDDTPIETTLRTLDDAVRRGQVRHIGASSMWAHQFAESLHTSDRLGLERFVTMQNHYNLVYREEEREMLPLCEKANVGVLPWSPLARGYLTRPHEEIDATARGEAEEHMYDHPYRDGGGQEINERVAELAADEGVTMAQIALAWLLHKEWVDAPIVGTTSVEHLEQAVEALEISLSASDIAYLEEPYEPVPVSGHE